One Fibrobacter sp. UWB16 DNA window includes the following coding sequences:
- a CDS encoding nitrilase-related carbon-nitrogen hydrolase, which yields MLKVYLVQFDSAKGHKSENLDRAKKIILEAKPIAGSLVLLPEMFATGYVPTDLGDAAEDFSTNVSGETARTLSEIANETNCTIMGAGITRANHGFYNHVSIYKPNEAQEFCGYNKMNLFFPEKESFKAGENINLFKFDNWSIASFICYDLRFPEIFREATKKGANFITIQAAWPAKRRAHWETLLRARAIENQVYIAAVNAVSESPDQKLPLAGTSLIISPNGDILAEASHQNEEVISAELDLQAERDYRKSFPVLEGVVPPEFL from the coding sequence ATGCTTAAAGTTTATTTAGTCCAGTTCGATAGCGCCAAGGGCCACAAATCCGAGAATCTCGACCGTGCAAAGAAGATTATTCTCGAGGCAAAGCCCATAGCGGGGAGCCTAGTACTCCTCCCCGAAATGTTCGCCACAGGGTATGTCCCTACCGATCTGGGCGATGCAGCCGAAGACTTCAGCACGAATGTCTCCGGTGAAACCGCACGCACGCTCTCCGAGATTGCAAACGAAACGAACTGCACCATCATGGGCGCAGGCATCACCCGCGCAAACCACGGCTTTTACAACCACGTAAGCATCTACAAGCCCAACGAAGCCCAGGAATTCTGCGGATACAACAAAATGAACTTGTTCTTCCCCGAGAAGGAAAGCTTTAAAGCGGGCGAAAATATTAATTTATTTAAGTTTGACAACTGGTCCATAGCTTCGTTTATCTGCTACGACTTGCGGTTCCCCGAAATATTCCGCGAAGCGACCAAAAAAGGCGCAAATTTCATCACGATCCAGGCAGCGTGGCCCGCCAAAAGACGAGCCCACTGGGAGACGCTCCTCAGAGCACGCGCTATCGAAAATCAAGTCTACATCGCCGCAGTAAACGCCGTCAGTGAAAGCCCTGACCAAAAGCTCCCGCTTGCAGGTACATCCCTCATCATCTCGCCAAATGGTGACATTCTCGCTGAGGCCTCGCACCAAAACGAGGAGGTCATTTCGGCCGAACTGGACCTCCAAGCTGAACGCGATTATCGCAAATCCTTCCCCGTTCTCGAAGGCGTAGTCCCACCGGAATTTTTATAA